A single Choristoneura fumiferana chromosome 9, NRCan_CFum_1, whole genome shotgun sequence DNA region contains:
- the LOC141431326 gene encoding E3 ubiquitin-protein ligase siah-1-like codes for MSASAVDVPECPVCLETLTAPILQCQGGHSLCSACSSALAPPNCPICRKPMTSMRNWTLEDIIEKAASAARAAAARGAPARAVKRACANAAAGCAYVFTAARDAEDHGRECIFRDMLCPLNAAFNNCFWIGKLKQMMDHFKQKHPSNCLVPGSETEVRGVREGHSARNVWLVAQGNMHFIVSMKTDPDGVDWVVQHIGSKKNANLYIYEIHVISKQDAARRAVFAERCTSDAEAADASFGAGRCAALPPRLVPHFAREGTLAFRFSVRKMPPAALAPNITNLTLV; via the exons ATGTCCGCATCAGCCGTGGACGTCCCGGAGTGCCCGGTGTGCCTGGAGACCCTGACGGCGCCCATCCTGCAGTGCCAGGGCGGGCACAGCCTCTGCAGCGCGTGCAGCAGCGCCCTGGCGCCGCCCAACTGCCCCATCTGCCGCAAGCCCATGACCTCCATGAGGAACTGGACCTTGGAAGACATCATTGAAAAG gcggcgagcgcggcgcgggcggcggcggcgcgcggggcGCCGGCGCGGGCCGTGAAGCGCGCGTGCGCCAACGCGGCCGCGGGCTGCGCCTACGTGTTCACGGCGGCGCGCGACGCCGAGGACCACGGCCGCGAGTGCATCTTCCGCGACATGCTGTGTCCGCTCAACGCCGCATTCAACAACTGCTTCTGGATAG GTAAACTGAAGCAAATGATGGACCATTTCAAGCAGAAGCACCCCTCCAACTGCCTGGTCCCGGGCTCCGAGACGGAGGTCCGCGGCGTGCGAGAGGGACACAGCGCGCGCAACGTGTGGCTGGTCGCCCAGGGCAACATGCACTTCATAGTGTCCATGAAGACGGACCCCGACGGCGTCGACTGGGTCGTGCAACACATTGGCAGCAAGAAGAACGCTAATCTCTACATTTACGAGATACATGTCATcagtaaacag GACGCGGCGCGACGCGCGGTGTTCGCGGAGCGTTGTACCAGCGACGCGGAGGCGGCGGACGCGTCGTTCGGCGCGGGCCGGTGcgccgcgctgccgccgcgccTGGTGCCGCACTTCGCAAGGGAGGGCACGCTCGCTTTCCGCTTCAGCGTGCGCAAGATGCCGCCCGCCGCCCTAGCACCCAACATCACCAATCTCACGCTCGTCTAG